A single region of the Streptomyces sp. NBC_01262 genome encodes:
- a CDS encoding bifunctional polysaccharide deacetylase/glycosyltransferase family 2 protein, producing the protein MERVGQISTPKPRLVLALLLLLGLASVLLLDGYLRSEVGSDDRVRSGASADDVPDDVLDGGPILSFRSSSSGGGGQGSQGVQGGQQGQTTGQPGQNTETPQNTQATQTREPSTSTIPDKTIALTFDDGPDPEWTEQVLAVLEENDVPGTFFVVGSMVSRYPDIVKDMVDQGNEVGVHTFTHVDLSYQSTARVTRELNQTQLALAGAAGINSTLFRAPYSSSTDAIDNYSWPVYEQVGELGYTTVFTDEDSEDWELPGVTKIIANATPKSGKGAVVLFHDAGDDRSQTVAALGTYIKTMRAKGYTFATVSGATNEPSAMRTVTGSAVWQGKALIGAVAVAEYSVSGLSVLLSVVGVAVLGRFGMMLVLAWRHQRQRNKRPFSWGPEVTRPVSVIVPAYNEKECIAATVNSLAASTHPIEIIVVDDGSTDGTADIVEAMGLPNVRVIRQPNAGKPAALNNGVRNASYDLVVMMDGDTVFEPDAVHQLVQPFADDGVGAVAGNAKVGNRKKMIGAWQHIEYVMGFNLDRRMYDVLRCMPTIPGAIGAFRREAVLGVGGMSEDTLAEDTDITIALHRAGWQVVYQEHARAWTEAPATVAQLWRQRYRWSYGTMQALWKHRKSITDRGPSGRFGRVGMPLVVLFQIVTPLFAPLIDVFTIYAMIFVDFEASLLAWLAVLAVQLLCAAYAFRLDHERYRYLWMMPLQQIAYRQLMYLVLIHSSVTALTGGRLRWQKLKRTGEVGTPQTPAGVS; encoded by the coding sequence ATGGAGCGCGTCGGCCAGATCAGCACCCCCAAACCCCGCCTGGTCCTGGCCCTGTTGCTCCTGCTGGGGCTGGCCAGCGTGCTGCTGCTCGACGGCTATCTGCGTTCGGAGGTCGGCAGCGACGACCGCGTACGCAGCGGCGCGAGCGCCGACGACGTGCCCGACGACGTGCTGGACGGCGGCCCGATCCTGTCCTTCCGCAGCAGCAGCAGCGGCGGCGGCGGTCAGGGGAGCCAGGGCGTTCAGGGAGGCCAACAAGGCCAGACCACCGGACAGCCCGGGCAGAACACGGAGACCCCGCAGAACACGCAGGCCACGCAGACCCGCGAGCCGAGCACCAGCACGATCCCGGACAAGACGATCGCGCTGACCTTCGACGACGGCCCGGACCCGGAGTGGACCGAGCAGGTGCTCGCGGTGCTGGAGGAGAACGACGTCCCCGGCACCTTCTTCGTCGTCGGGTCGATGGTCTCCCGCTATCCGGACATCGTGAAGGACATGGTGGACCAGGGCAACGAGGTCGGCGTCCACACCTTCACTCACGTGGACCTCTCCTACCAGTCGACCGCCCGGGTCACCCGCGAGCTCAACCAGACCCAGCTGGCGCTGGCCGGCGCGGCGGGCATCAACAGCACGCTCTTCCGCGCCCCGTACTCCTCCTCGACGGACGCCATCGACAACTACAGCTGGCCCGTCTACGAGCAGGTCGGAGAGCTGGGCTACACCACCGTCTTCACCGACGAGGACAGCGAGGACTGGGAGCTGCCCGGCGTCACGAAGATCATCGCGAACGCGACGCCCAAGAGCGGCAAGGGCGCGGTGGTCCTCTTCCACGACGCGGGCGACGACCGCAGCCAGACGGTGGCCGCGCTCGGCACCTACATCAAGACCATGCGCGCCAAGGGCTACACCTTCGCCACCGTCAGCGGCGCGACCAACGAGCCCAGCGCCATGCGCACCGTCACCGGCTCCGCCGTGTGGCAGGGCAAGGCGCTGATCGGCGCCGTCGCGGTGGCCGAGTACTCGGTGTCGGGGCTGTCCGTACTGCTGTCGGTGGTCGGCGTGGCCGTGCTCGGCCGGTTCGGGATGATGCTGGTGCTGGCATGGCGGCACCAACGGCAGCGCAACAAGCGGCCGTTCAGCTGGGGGCCGGAGGTCACCCGGCCGGTGAGCGTGATCGTGCCCGCGTACAACGAGAAGGAGTGCATCGCCGCGACGGTGAACTCGCTCGCCGCCAGCACCCACCCGATCGAGATCATCGTCGTGGACGACGGATCCACCGACGGCACCGCCGATATCGTCGAGGCGATGGGCCTGCCCAATGTGCGGGTCATCCGCCAGCCGAACGCGGGCAAACCCGCCGCACTGAACAACGGCGTGCGCAACGCCAGTTACGACCTCGTCGTGATGATGGACGGCGACACCGTCTTCGAACCGGACGCCGTGCACCAGCTCGTCCAGCCCTTCGCCGACGACGGCGTGGGCGCGGTCGCGGGCAACGCCAAGGTCGGCAACCGTAAGAAGATGATCGGGGCCTGGCAGCACATCGAGTACGTGATGGGCTTCAACCTCGACCGCCGGATGTACGACGTGCTGCGCTGCATGCCCACCATCCCCGGCGCGATCGGCGCCTTCCGCCGCGAGGCCGTCCTCGGGGTCGGCGGCATGAGCGAGGACACCCTCGCCGAGGACACCGACATCACCATCGCCCTGCACCGCGCCGGCTGGCAGGTCGTCTACCAGGAGCACGCCCGCGCCTGGACCGAGGCCCCGGCCACCGTCGCCCAGCTGTGGCGGCAGCGCTACCGCTGGAGCTACGGCACCATGCAGGCCCTGTGGAAGCACCGCAAGTCCATCACCGACCGGGGCCCCTCAGGCCGCTTCGGACGCGTCGGCATGCCGCTCGTCGTCCTCTTCCAGATCGTCACCCCGCTCTTCGCACCGCTGATCGACGTCTTCACCATCTACGCGATGATCTTCGTCGACTTCGAGGCATCCCTGCTGGCCTGGCTGGCCGTCCTCGCGGTCCAGCTCCTCTGCGCGGCGTACGCCTTCCGGCTCGACCACGAGCGCTACCGCTACCTGTGGATGATGCCGCTCCAGCAGATCGCCTACCGCCAGCTGATGTACCTCGTGCTCATCCACTCCTCCGTCACCGCCCTCACCGGCGGCCGCCTTCGCTGGCAGAAGCTCAAGCGCACCGGCGAGGTCGGCACCCCGCAGACCCCGGCAGGCGTCTCATGA
- a CDS encoding DUF4037 domain-containing protein, with amino-acid sequence MAHRLVRVPGIVAVMLGGSRARGTHRPDSDWDLGVYYRGEPDLAALRALAAEVTGGPVEVAGPGGWGAWVNGGAWLTVDGEQVDWILRDMDRVQRVWADCREGRYEVGHQPGHPLGFWSPVYAGEVALGRVLADPAGELTDLREQTRHYPEPLRTALVEAAWEAGFSVTSAGKSAASGDILHAALCLSRAIGVLAQCLHAHHRTWCLNEKGALASAAALPDTPPDFRDRAEAVLSGLGDPAKAVEAAAALVADVRARLRLPLPR; translated from the coding sequence ATGGCCCACCGGCTCGTCCGCGTCCCCGGCATCGTCGCCGTCATGCTCGGCGGCAGCCGGGCCAGGGGCACCCACCGCCCGGACTCGGACTGGGACCTCGGGGTGTACTACCGGGGCGAGCCGGACCTGGCCGCGCTGCGGGCGCTGGCCGCCGAGGTGACCGGCGGGCCGGTCGAGGTCGCGGGACCGGGCGGCTGGGGCGCCTGGGTGAACGGCGGGGCGTGGCTGACGGTCGACGGCGAGCAGGTCGACTGGATCCTGCGCGACATGGACCGCGTCCAGCGCGTGTGGGCCGACTGCCGGGAGGGCCGCTACGAAGTGGGCCACCAGCCGGGCCACCCGCTCGGCTTCTGGTCGCCGGTGTACGCGGGCGAGGTCGCCCTCGGCCGCGTACTGGCCGACCCGGCCGGTGAGCTGACCGATCTGCGGGAGCAGACCCGGCACTATCCGGAGCCCCTGCGAACCGCCCTCGTCGAGGCAGCCTGGGAGGCCGGCTTCTCGGTGACTTCCGCCGGCAAGTCGGCCGCCTCCGGCGACATCCTGCACGCCGCGCTGTGCCTGTCCCGCGCCATCGGCGTCCTCGCCCAGTGCCTGCACGCCCACCACCGCACCTGGTGCCTCAACGAGAAGGGCGCCCTCGCCTCCGCCGCCGCCCTCCCGGACACCCCACCGGACTTCCGCGACCGCGCCGAGGCCGTCCTGTCCGGGCTGGGCGACCCCGCGAAGGCGGTGGAGGCCGCGGCGGCGCTGGTCGCGGACGTACGGGCCCGGCTCCGGCTGCCGCTCCCGCGTTAA
- a CDS encoding SIR2 family NAD-dependent protein deacylase translates to MGSNDKPPLVAILSGAGISTDSGIPDYRGPNGLWRRDPEAEKLVTYEHYMADPAIRRRAWLMRRDSEALRARPNAAHDAVVRLERAGVPVRVITQNVDGLHQLAGLTERKVLELHGTARAVVCTKCHRRSAMAEALERVAAGEADPACLACGGILKSATVMFGQRLDPVVLGKAMAVAKGCQIMIAVGTSLRVQPAASLAGIAAEHGARLVIVNAEPTPYDPIADEVVREPIGSALPALLDGIAATSGRAPAP, encoded by the coding sequence ATGGGCAGCAACGACAAGCCGCCGCTCGTCGCGATCCTCAGCGGCGCGGGCATCTCGACGGACTCCGGAATCCCCGACTACCGGGGGCCGAACGGGCTGTGGCGGCGCGACCCGGAGGCCGAGAAGCTGGTCACGTACGAGCACTACATGGCGGATCCGGCGATCCGGCGGCGGGCGTGGCTGATGCGGCGGGACAGCGAGGCGCTGCGGGCGCGGCCGAACGCGGCGCATGACGCGGTGGTGCGGCTGGAGCGGGCGGGCGTGCCGGTGCGGGTGATCACGCAGAACGTGGACGGGCTGCACCAGTTGGCGGGGCTGACCGAGCGCAAGGTCCTGGAGCTGCACGGGACGGCGCGGGCGGTGGTGTGCACGAAGTGCCACCGGCGCTCGGCCATGGCGGAGGCGCTGGAGCGGGTCGCGGCCGGGGAGGCCGATCCGGCGTGCCTGGCGTGCGGCGGGATCCTGAAGTCGGCGACGGTGATGTTCGGGCAGCGGCTGGACCCGGTGGTGCTGGGGAAGGCGATGGCGGTGGCGAAGGGCTGCCAGATCATGATCGCCGTCGGTACGAGCCTGCGGGTGCAGCCCGCCGCCTCGCTGGCCGGGATCGCGGCGGAGCACGGGGCGCGGCTGGTGATCGTCAACGCCGAGCCGACTCCGTACGACCCCATCGCCGATGAGGTCGTACGGGAGCCGATCGGCAGCGCCCTGCCCGCGCTGCTGGACGGGATCGCCGCTACCAGCGGCCGTGCACCTGCGCCTTGA
- a CDS encoding aldo/keto reductase codes for MEQRVLGRTGREVSVVGLGTWQLGADWGDVREEDALAVLDAAVAEGVTFFDTADVYGDGRSEQLIGRYLAERPDAGILVATKMGRRQAQVPENYVLDNFRAWNDRSRRNLGVDTLDLVQLHCPPTAVYSSDAVFDALDTLVAEQRIAAYAVSVETCEEALTAIARPGTASVQIILNPFRLKPLEAVLPAAEKAGVGIIARVPLASGLLTGKYTKDTVFAADDHRNYNRHGESFDQGETFSGVDYDTGLEAAGEFAALATGGATPAQTALRWIIQQPGVTSVIPGARSVEQARANAAAAGLPPLTDATLDAVRDLYDTRIKAQVHGRW; via the coding sequence TACGGGAGGAGGACGCCCTCGCCGTTCTCGACGCGGCGGTCGCGGAGGGCGTCACGTTCTTCGACACCGCCGACGTGTACGGGGACGGGCGCAGCGAGCAGCTGATCGGCCGCTACCTGGCGGAGCGCCCGGACGCCGGGATCCTCGTCGCGACGAAGATGGGCCGCCGTCAGGCCCAGGTCCCGGAGAACTACGTCCTGGACAACTTCCGCGCCTGGAACGACCGTTCGCGCCGCAACCTCGGCGTCGACACCCTGGACCTGGTCCAGCTGCACTGCCCGCCGACCGCGGTCTACTCCTCGGACGCCGTCTTCGACGCCCTCGACACCCTTGTCGCGGAGCAGCGCATCGCGGCGTACGCCGTGAGCGTCGAGACCTGCGAGGAGGCGCTCACCGCCATCGCCCGGCCCGGCACGGCGAGCGTGCAGATCATCCTCAACCCCTTCCGCCTCAAGCCCCTTGAGGCGGTCCTCCCGGCGGCGGAGAAGGCCGGCGTCGGCATCATCGCGCGCGTGCCGCTCGCCTCCGGGCTGCTGACCGGCAAGTACACGAAGGACACCGTCTTCGCCGCCGACGACCACCGCAACTACAACCGCCATGGCGAGTCCTTCGACCAGGGCGAGACCTTCTCCGGCGTCGACTACGACACCGGCCTCGAAGCCGCCGGCGAATTCGCCGCCCTCGCCACCGGCGGCGCCACCCCCGCCCAGACCGCCCTGCGCTGGATCATCCAGCAGCCCGGCGTCACCTCCGTCATCCCCGGCGCCCGCTCGGTCGAGCAGGCCCGCGCGAACGCGGCCGCCGCCGGGCTGCCGCCGCTCACGGACGCCACGCTCGACGCGGTGCGCGATCTGTACGACACGCGGATCAAGGCGCAGGTGCACGGCCGCTGGTAG